The Thermoplasmatales archaeon genome includes the window TGATCGCCATATTCTGATATCCTCTCCTCGCTAAAGATCAGAGCTTTCTTAATCAAAAAAATTTAAGACCAGGAGGTTTTTGAATCAGGAATCTTAAATCTCTAACCGATGACCTTTGCGGATTTTATGACAACCGATGTCTTCGGCCTGTCATTGCGATCGCGCTCAACTTTGCTGATCTTATCCACAACATCCATTCCATCAATCACTTTCCCAAACACAGGGTGTTTTGTATCGAGATAATTGTTGTTTACAACATTTATAAAAAACTGGCTCCCTCCTGTGTTAGGGCCAGCGTTTGCCATCGCTATTGTACCTCTATTGTTTTTGTTATTTTTTGAGAATTCATCCTTAATTGAGTAGCCTGGACCTCCCATCCCTGTTCCAGTGGGATCACCACCTTGAATCATGAATCCTGGGATAACCCTGTGGAATACTACACCATTGTAAAATCCCTTTTCAACTAACTTTCTAAAATTACCTGCGGTAATAGGCATGCTTCCTTCATCGATATCGAGCTTTATATTGCCCAACGTCGTTTCCAATAGAACTTTTGACATCTTTAATCGATTGGATATTGTAGTACCCATATTTAATTATTCATCGCCCCCTCCTATCTTGAATCGGAACATATATTATTAGAAAGTAAATCCGGTATTGGTTGCAATGAGTGATAAGTTGGCTGAGGTTGAGATTTCGAAAGATGGCGAGACATACTACGCGAAGATCACGTTGACGTCTGGAGAGGTCGTATCCCTTGAGAACGACGA containing:
- a CDS encoding peptidylprolyl isomerase, with the protein product MGTTISNRLKMSKVLLETTLGNIKLDIDEGSMPITAGNFRKLVEKGFYNGVVFHRVIPGFMIQGGDPTGTGMGGPGYSIKDEFSKNNKNNRGTIAMANAGPNTGGSQFFINVVNNNYLDTKHPVFGKVIDGMDVVDKISKVERDRNDRPKTSVVIKSAKVIG